GCCTCGATCGAGTCGCCCGGCGAGAGGTCGAAGTCCTCCCACGCGGTGTAGGAGATCGTCCCCGACTCGTCGGCGACCTCGCCCTCGAAGATCACGAGGTCGTCGCCCTGGTATCGGATCGAGCGCTTGCCCACGGTGAGGACCCGGCCCGTCACCGTCACCGCCGAGTCGCTCGTCGCTATCTCGGCGATCTCCTTGCCGGTGGGTTCGCCACTGGTGGTGCTCTCGCCGTACTTCCGGCGGAGGCTGGCCTTCGCCTCCTCGACCGGAACGCTGTACTCCACGAGGTTCGCGAGGTCCGCTTTGACCTCCTCTTTGTCAACGCCGAGGTCGGAGGCGAGCTCCTCGGCATGGTCGTCGAGCGTCATCACTCGCCCTTCGACCGGCGCGAACTAAAGGGTTCTCGCCACGGTCAGGGGTCGAGCGCGGTCTGTGCGTGGGTGTGGTGGAAGAACCGAATCAATGGCTCCTCCGCGTCACCGGCGAAGGGCTCGAAACAGATCCGACGGTAGCGCTCGTTGTCGAGGAGGTTCACCAGCAGTCCCGAATCGTGTGTCGAGACCGACTCGTAGGCGGCCCCGCAGACCGGACACGCCGGGTCGGCGTCGTCGGCTGCCATGAGACCCCTCCGATCCGGTCGCGTATGGCTGTTCGGCTCGTCTCGATTGGAACCGATCAGACGGACCGTTCGCCGATCACGTGAATCGCTTCCGGCGGCAGCGAGAGCCGGACCTGGTCACCGGTCGAACGGTCGAGGCCGTCGTAGGTCGGCGGCGACAGCCTGACCCGAACCACGTCGGTGGTTCCGCCGTCGGGCGCGACGGTCAGGAGGTGCTGGTCCCCCTCGAAGACGTGGTTCGTGACGGTGCCGGCGACGACGTTCTCCGCGCCAGCCCCGTCGGCGATTCCGACGTACTCGGGTCGGATGCAGAAGTCGACGGTCGTCCCGACCGCGTGGTCCGTGCTCGGCACCTCGATCGTTCGGCCACCCCAGTCGAGGACGGCCTTCGCGCCCGTGTCGACCACCTCGGCGCGGAACAGGTTGGTGCTCCCGGTGAACGAGGCCACGAACGGCGTCGCGGGCCGGGCGAACACCGCTTCGGGGGCGTCGGTCTGGTGGATCCGACCGTTCTCGACGACGGCGAGGCGGTCGCCGAGCGCCGTCGCCTCGCGCTGGTCGTGGGTGACGTAGAGCACCGGGATCGAGAGCGACGACAGGAGGGGGCGGAGTTCGCGGCGGAGCCGGCGTTTGATCGGCGCGTCGAGGTTGGCGAGCGGTTCGTCGCACAGGAGGACGTCGGGGTCGGCGGCGAGCGAGCGCGCGAGCGCGACCCGCTGGCGCTCGCCGCCCGAGAGCGTGTCCGCGGGCTGGTCGAGTACGTCCTCGATCTCGAGGGTTTCGGCGAGGTCGGCGACTCGATCCGGCGAGTCCGCCGCGTACGCGACGTTCTCGCGGGCGGTCAGGTGGGGAAAGAGCGCGCCGTCCTGAAAGACCAGCACGGTCCCGCGCTCTTCGGGCGGCCGACCGGTGAGGTCCGCACCGTCGAGGCTGACCCGACCGGCGTCCGGCGTGACGATCCCCGCGACGACCGAGAGCAGCGTCGTCTTGCCACAGCCGGAGGGCCCGAGCACCGCGAGCACTTCGCTCCCGACGTCGAGGTCGATCGGCCCGAGTTCGAAGTCGGGGTAGGATTTCACCACCCCGTCGAGCGCCAGGCTCACTCCCACGGGTTGGCGGCGAGGGTGTTGAGCAGCGCGAGCGCGACCACGGAGAGGACGACGAGCACGACGGCGACGGGGTACGCGCCGTCGAGGCCGAGCGCGTTGAACGAGGTCCAGATGTTGACCGGCAGCGTCATCGGGTAGTACGAGACCATCATGGTCGCGCCGAACTCGCCCATCGCGCGCGCGAACGTCAGCGTCATCCCGGCGAGGATGCCGGGGGCGGCGAGCGGCAACGTCACCCGCAGCGCGGTGGTCCACCGGCCCTTCCCGAGCGAGCGCGAGGCGTGTTCGAGCTCCCGTGGCACGGCCTCGAACGCCGCCTTCGCCGTCACCACCACGAACGGCGACGCCACGAACGTCTGGGCGAGCACCACCCCGAGGAACGAGCGGTAGGGCTGAAAACCGGCCGCCGTCGCGGCCCCCCCGAGCGCGGTGTTCGGCCCGAGGACGGTCAGGAGCACGATCCCGCCGACCGTCGGCGGCAGGACGAGCGGCAGGACGACCGCGCCGAGTACGACGGTCGTCCAGTGACCCTCGGCGCGGGCGAGCCAGTAGGCCAGCGGGAGGCCGAACGCCGTCGCGACGACCGTCGTGACCGACGCCGAGAGCAGCGTGGTCCGCGCGGCACCGACTATCTCCCGTTCGCCGAGGCGGGCCACGAGGTCGGCGGGCGACACCGAGAGGAACAGCGAGACGACCGGCACGAGATAGAACAGACAGAGGAGGCCGCCGAGCCCCAGCGCGACCGCGAGCCAGTCCGGCCGACCGGCCCCGGCGCGCTCACTCCGCGAACGCGCTGGGTGGGTTGCCATGGGTCTCCGGATAGCTCGCCGGGACTTCGAAGCCGTACGCTTCGAGGTAGTCCCCGGTGGTCAGCGTCTCGAACACCGCCTTCGTCGTTGGGTTCACGTCTCGGACGGTCGACCCGTAGCCGATCAGGCCCCCCTTCGTCGTCTTGCCGCTCGGGGCGGTGTACGACACGGTGGCGTACCAGTCGTCCTCGTACTTCGGGTTCCCGAGGTCGATCCGGTCGGGGAGGTCGATGTAGTCGTAGTCGCGCTCGACCGCCATGTTGCGGTAGGCGACCGCGGCGTCGACGTTCCCCGACTCGAACTGGGAGATCAATCCCGTCTCGGGGTAGATCTGGTCGCGTTCCGGGATCCGCTCCCTGAGGTCGTTCGCGTCGTCGTAGTACCGCGAGGCGAGTTCGAGGGTGAAGAGCGCGCGGTAGCCGAGCGGGTCCTGGGTGGGGTCGGTCCGCCCGAGGGTCACGTCCTCGTCGAGCAGGACGTCGTACCAGTTCTCCGGGCCGGCCTCCCCGAGGCGCTCGCCCGCCTCGGTGTTCGGGTTGTAGGCGATCACGACCGCGTTGCTCGCGAACACCGAGTACCACGAGGGGTGGAGCGGC
This window of the Halococcus hamelinensis 100A6 genome carries:
- a CDS encoding molybdate ABC transporter permease subunit, whose protein sequence is MATHPARSRSERAGAGRPDWLAVALGLGGLLCLFYLVPVVSLFLSVSPADLVARLGEREIVGAARTTLLSASVTTVVATAFGLPLAYWLARAEGHWTTVVLGAVVLPLVLPPTVGGIVLLTVLGPNTALGGAATAAGFQPYRSFLGVVLAQTFVASPFVVVTAKAAFEAVPRELEHASRSLGKGRWTTALRVTLPLAAPGILAGMTLTFARAMGEFGATMMVSYYPMTLPVNIWTSFNALGLDGAYPVAVVLVVLSVVALALLNTLAANPWE
- a CDS encoding extracellular solute-binding protein gives rise to the protein MPEQRRSRRAFLASAAGVGVALAGCSSASGSASRGTGATDGSGSGPVSVLSAGSLELAFGKGLSEAVDTDLRVESHGSSTVARLVSEGQRDPDIVALADTALFDGPLHPSWYSVFASNAVVIAYNPNTEAGERLGEAGPENWYDVLLDEDVTLGRTDPTQDPLGYRALFTLELASRYYDDANDLRERIPERDQIYPETGLISQFESGNVDAAVAYRNMAVERDYDYIDLPDRIDLGNPKYEDDWYATVSYTAPSGKTTKGGLIGYGSTVRDVNPTTKAVFETLTTGDYLEAYGFEVPASYPETHGNPPSAFAE
- a CDS encoding ABC transporter ATP-binding protein — translated: MSLALDGVVKSYPDFELGPIDLDVGSEVLAVLGPSGCGKTTLLSVVAGIVTPDAGRVSLDGADLTGRPPEERGTVLVFQDGALFPHLTARENVAYAADSPDRVADLAETLEIEDVLDQPADTLSGGERQRVALARSLAADPDVLLCDEPLANLDAPIKRRLRRELRPLLSSLSIPVLYVTHDQREATALGDRLAVVENGRIHQTDAPEAVFARPATPFVASFTGSTNLFRAEVVDTGAKAVLDWGGRTIEVPSTDHAVGTTVDFCIRPEYVGIADGAGAENVVAGTVTNHVFEGDQHLLTVAPDGGTTDVVRVRLSPPTYDGLDRSTGDQVRLSLPPEAIHVIGERSV